The Streptomyces sp. NBC_01775 genome includes a region encoding these proteins:
- a CDS encoding ABC transporter ATP-binding protein yields the protein MTEQTTGQAAERAPDQALVPPVELRGVTTRYGEGERAVTALDNVTLNFAHGTMTAVMGPSGSGKSTLLHCAAGIERPTRGEVLVAGTELGRLDENALTLLRRERVGFVFQAFNLVSALTAAQNVELPLRLAGRRAESGEVIAALERFGLGERAGHRLSELSGGQQQRVALARAVITRPAVLFADEPTGALDTHTSRGVLRLLRELVDVHSQTVVMVTHDPAAAAYADRVVLLADGRPVSELSGSEGAEAIAAKMAALEGAAQDRAAPVPEATSASLRSGGRGTVRA from the coding sequence ATGACCGAACAGACCACAGGGCAGGCCGCCGAGCGAGCTCCCGACCAGGCCCTCGTACCGCCCGTCGAGCTGCGCGGCGTCACCACGCGGTACGGCGAGGGCGAACGTGCCGTCACCGCGCTCGACAACGTCACTCTCAACTTCGCGCACGGCACGATGACCGCCGTCATGGGCCCCTCCGGCTCCGGCAAATCCACGCTGCTGCACTGCGCGGCAGGGATAGAACGGCCCACGCGAGGCGAAGTACTCGTCGCCGGGACGGAGTTGGGGCGTCTGGATGAGAACGCACTGACCTTGCTGCGCCGCGAGCGGGTCGGGTTCGTCTTCCAGGCCTTCAACCTCGTTTCCGCTTTGACGGCTGCCCAGAACGTGGAGCTGCCACTGCGGCTCGCCGGCCGCCGTGCCGAGTCCGGCGAGGTGATCGCGGCTCTGGAACGCTTCGGTCTGGGCGAGCGCGCCGGGCACCGGCTCAGCGAGCTGTCCGGCGGTCAGCAGCAGAGGGTAGCGCTGGCCCGTGCCGTGATCACGCGTCCAGCCGTGCTCTTCGCCGATGAGCCCACCGGCGCGCTGGACACCCACACCTCGCGCGGCGTGCTGCGGCTGCTGCGTGAACTCGTCGATGTGCACAGCCAGACGGTGGTGATGGTCACCCACGACCCGGCAGCCGCCGCCTACGCGGATCGTGTGGTGCTGCTCGCCGACGGCAGACCCGTGAGCGAGCTGAGCGGCAGCGAGGGAGCGGAGGCCATCGCTGCGAAAATGGCCGCTCTGGAGGGGGCGGCTCAGGACAGGGCCGCCCCGGTGCCCGAAGCCACCTCTGCCTCCTTGCGTTCTGGTGGCCGAGGGACGGTGCGAGCGTGA
- a CDS encoding ABC transporter permease, producing MISLATVRERWASFLGSFVAVALGVAVVTMSALILLSGGTGVPERLAGAPVLVRAPAGEQAGAQFAENPPWAPTRAKELRQKLAGLPGVRSAVADRSFYAQLPGIKQGAGERQGHGWSSAALASYGLHEGQEPSARDDIVLDRALGHGPGDRITVLTAGGPQRFTVSGTLKGPGYYVTDACATDLTGGIRVIGLTLEQGASAPAVASAAERAVSAAGGGGEVLIGEDRDKLAPRQDEMTRWIGAQVLTAMAALSAFVTVFIVSSAFAFTVAQRRREFGLLRTIGATPKQLRRMVCAEALTVGALGAAVGALAGLALAPSAARVLVDAGLQPDGFAVQARWWVPCVALLLGAAVALAGAWSASRRAARVAPLEAMREAAVDERPMTRRRWISGLAAITAGVGCAVGTAFSGSDTMVLLGLGTAMGLTTGLTLLIPALVRPVVGALARPLGSRKGATALLVRENMRTAVRRTSATIAPVLATVTFAVLITSTVQTTETADTDRQAASVHASAALAPQGTPGLTDAATAGSGLQENALLSTTVYGGSRRSPLTAAGVSSGFQRLYGHPAPHAGTVVVTKAVAAAHGWSQGHRAVLTFEDGRRERLRVAAVLSDEAVPYQLVLPRALVRTHDPSALADVAYRTTGDTPVRPVGGLGAHEVRVETYAASAEAEEDRLVWIFTLMLVAMTAGYTAIAVASTLLTATADRAGDLRILRLSGATSRQVLRAVAGETVCAVVLGAVLGMVVVIPALLGMVQGLRENLGVPVEATVAWPWVVGAVGGCLVLGLAASVLPAHTLLRGPAGRRRSARVG from the coding sequence GTGATCAGTCTGGCGACCGTGCGTGAGCGGTGGGCCTCCTTCCTGGGCTCGTTCGTGGCTGTCGCGCTGGGCGTCGCCGTTGTGACGATGAGCGCGCTGATCCTGCTGTCCGGTGGCACTGGCGTGCCCGAACGCCTCGCAGGCGCACCCGTGTTGGTGCGCGCTCCGGCGGGGGAGCAGGCAGGGGCGCAGTTCGCGGAGAACCCGCCCTGGGCACCCACACGCGCCAAGGAACTGCGGCAGAAGCTGGCCGGGCTGCCCGGCGTACGCTCAGCCGTCGCCGACCGGTCCTTCTATGCCCAACTGCCAGGCATCAAGCAGGGCGCGGGCGAACGGCAGGGCCACGGATGGTCCTCGGCCGCGCTCGCCTCCTACGGACTGCACGAGGGCCAGGAACCCTCGGCGCGCGACGACATCGTCCTGGACCGTGCCCTCGGTCACGGCCCTGGCGACCGCATCACCGTGCTCACCGCCGGCGGCCCCCAGCGCTTCACCGTATCGGGCACGCTGAAGGGGCCCGGCTATTACGTCACCGATGCCTGCGCCACTGACCTGACCGGCGGGATACGCGTCATCGGCCTCACCCTGGAGCAGGGCGCCTCAGCCCCGGCCGTCGCATCCGCTGCCGAGCGGGCCGTGAGCGCCGCAGGAGGTGGGGGAGAGGTACTCATCGGCGAGGACCGCGACAAACTGGCGCCCCGGCAGGATGAGATGACCCGCTGGATCGGCGCCCAGGTCCTCACCGCCATGGCCGCGCTGTCCGCCTTCGTGACCGTCTTCATCGTCTCCTCGGCCTTCGCGTTCACAGTGGCGCAGCGCCGCAGGGAGTTCGGGCTGCTGCGCACCATCGGAGCAACTCCGAAACAACTGCGCCGGATGGTCTGCGCGGAGGCGCTGACGGTGGGCGCGCTCGGCGCTGCGGTTGGTGCGCTCGCCGGACTGGCGCTCGCGCCCTCGGCCGCTCGGGTACTGGTGGACGCGGGCCTCCAGCCGGACGGCTTCGCCGTGCAGGCCCGATGGTGGGTGCCGTGCGTGGCGCTCCTGCTGGGTGCCGCCGTCGCGCTGGCCGGAGCGTGGTCGGCGTCGCGGCGTGCGGCGCGAGTGGCGCCTCTGGAAGCGATGCGGGAGGCCGCTGTTGACGAGCGGCCCATGACCCGCAGACGGTGGATCTCCGGGCTGGCAGCGATCACGGCCGGGGTGGGCTGCGCCGTGGGCACGGCTTTCTCGGGCAGCGACACGATGGTGCTGCTCGGTCTGGGCACAGCGATGGGCCTGACCACCGGGCTCACCCTGCTCATTCCGGCGCTGGTGCGCCCCGTCGTCGGGGCGCTCGCCCGCCCACTGGGCAGCCGCAAAGGGGCGACGGCACTGCTGGTGCGGGAGAACATGCGCACCGCTGTCCGCCGCACCTCCGCCACCATCGCGCCGGTGCTGGCCACCGTCACCTTCGCCGTGCTGATCACCAGCACGGTACAGACGACGGAAACCGCGGACACCGACCGGCAGGCGGCTTCCGTCCACGCGAGCGCCGCACTCGCACCGCAGGGCACCCCGGGGCTTACCGACGCGGCGACCGCCGGGTCGGGGCTTCAGGAGAACGCGCTGCTGTCCACCACGGTCTACGGCGGCAGCCGGCGGTCTCCGCTCACCGCGGCAGGTGTCTCCTCCGGTTTCCAGCGGCTCTACGGCCACCCGGCGCCGCACGCCGGCACCGTCGTGGTGACCAAGGCCGTCGCCGCCGCGCACGGGTGGAGCCAGGGGCACAGAGCGGTGCTCACCTTCGAGGACGGCCGCAGGGAGCGGCTGCGCGTGGCGGCGGTGTTGAGCGACGAGGCAGTGCCCTACCAACTGGTTCTCCCGCGCGCACTGGTCCGCACCCACGACCCCTCGGCGCTCGCGGACGTGGCCTACCGCACCACCGGGGACACACCGGTGCGCCCGGTGGGCGGGCTGGGGGCACACGAGGTCCGGGTGGAGACCTACGCCGCCTCGGCAGAAGCGGAGGAAGACCGGCTGGTGTGGATCTTCACACTGATGCTGGTCGCCATGACGGCCGGATACACCGCGATAGCTGTGGCCTCCACGCTGCTGACAGCCACGGCTGACCGGGCCGGTGATCTGCGGATCCTCCGGCTGTCAGGGGCCACCTCCCGGCAGGTGCTGAGGGCCGTGGCCGGGGAGACGGTCTGTGCGGTGGTGCTGGGTGCGGTGCTGGGGATGGTGGTGGTCATACCTGCCTTGCTGGGGATGGTTCAGGGGTTGCGCGAGAACCTGGGCGTACCAGTTGAGGCCACGGTGGCCTGGCCCTGGGTGGTCGGCGCCGTGGGTGGGTGCCTGGTGCTGGGCCTGGCCGCGAGTGTTCTTCCCGCCCACACCCTGCTGAGGGGGCCGGCCGGGAGGAGACGCTCGGCCCGCGTCGGCTAG
- a CDS encoding pentapeptide repeat-containing protein: MSESMERLKADCERCTGLCCVALPFTASVDFAVNKPADRPCANLTADHRCGIHSRLRESGFQGCTVFDCYGAGQRLTQRADLAPGPEMFAVFRVTRQLHELLWLLTEASEQGRHGQADDHDHAPRRRPHHRDDLAAPYGEAAEEAGALREEIDALVDGSADALRATDVDALRARAGVVLEAVSERVRAPFKGRDLRRADLMGSRMKGARLRGASLRGALLIAADLRGADLRTADLLGADLRDTDLRGADLTGCLFLTQPQLSAARGDSTTVLPARLTRPDHWPVRHSAGQHEPVQHMGGQRRGKATQGDGGGGRSGSDRSGLTGRGGRGRGGRGRAGH, from the coding sequence GTGAGCGAGAGTATGGAGCGTCTGAAGGCGGACTGCGAGCGGTGTACGGGGCTGTGCTGCGTGGCGTTGCCCTTCACCGCCTCAGTGGACTTCGCCGTGAACAAGCCTGCGGACCGGCCCTGCGCGAACCTGACCGCGGACCACCGTTGCGGGATCCACTCCCGGCTGCGGGAGAGCGGATTCCAGGGGTGCACCGTCTTCGACTGCTACGGCGCGGGTCAACGGCTCACCCAGCGTGCCGACCTCGCACCGGGCCCGGAGATGTTCGCGGTCTTCCGGGTGACGCGCCAGCTGCATGAGCTCCTCTGGCTCCTCACCGAGGCTTCCGAGCAGGGGCGGCACGGGCAGGCTGACGACCACGACCACGCCCCGCGCCGCCGCCCGCACCACCGGGACGACCTGGCGGCACCGTACGGGGAGGCCGCCGAGGAGGCCGGGGCGCTGCGGGAGGAGATCGACGCGCTGGTCGACGGGAGCGCGGACGCGCTGCGTGCCACCGATGTGGACGCGCTGCGTGCGCGGGCCGGGGTGGTGCTGGAGGCGGTCAGTGAGCGGGTGCGGGCACCGTTCAAGGGGCGGGATCTGCGGCGGGCCGACCTGATGGGCAGCCGGATGAAGGGCGCCCGGCTGCGTGGGGCCTCTCTGCGCGGCGCGCTGCTGATCGCCGCCGATCTCAGGGGCGCGGATCTGCGAACGGCTGACCTGCTGGGCGCGGATCTGCGGGATACAGATCTGCGCGGTGCCGACCTCACCGGCTGCCTTTTCCTGACGCAGCCGCAACTGTCCGCTGCGCGCGGTGACTCCACCACTGTGTTGCCCGCCAGGCTCACCCGGCCCGATCACTGGCCCGTCCGTCACTCGGCCGGGCAGCATGAGCCCGTGCAGCACATGGGTGGGCAGCGGCGCGGGAAGGCCACCCAGGGTGATGGCGGCGGCGGGAGGAGCGGCAGTGATCGCAGCGGGCTCACAGGACGCGGCGGGCGCGGGCGAGGAGGGCGCGGGCGCGCGGGGCACTGA
- a CDS encoding tetratricopeptide repeat protein, producing the protein MGHAFAAYLGLLGTEASQVAVAREEFARFRAGAEQSAFTARERAHLQVASVWLAGDIERAGALLRELSVSWPRDTLALAVGHQIDFFTGNAGSLRDRIAGALSVWDEEDPHYGPLLGMFGFGLEESGQYARAEQVALSAVARNAGDVWGVHAVVHALEMQGRFAEGIGYLDARTEDWGAGNMMAVHNWWHYALYALEAGDPARALEIYDASLHHAGSDGLALELLDAAALLWRLHLDGAHEAIGTRWGPLADAWAARGDGPHYAFNDTHAVMAYLGAGRLREAEALVAERTEWAARPWSGVTNHTMTGEIGLPVCRALIAFAQGRYGRAVDLLLPLRHRLQSFGGSHAQRDVVQRTLVEASLRAKRFALARMLLSERLHLRPSSPYNWLGQARLADELGEAAVAETARKKAVTLAAPGLSALALR; encoded by the coding sequence ATGGGGCATGCGTTTGCGGCCTATCTGGGGCTGTTGGGCACGGAGGCTTCGCAGGTGGCCGTGGCGCGGGAGGAGTTCGCGCGATTTCGGGCCGGAGCCGAGCAGAGCGCGTTCACCGCGCGCGAGCGGGCCCATCTCCAGGTGGCATCGGTGTGGCTCGCGGGGGACATCGAGCGTGCCGGGGCGCTGCTGCGGGAGCTGTCGGTCTCCTGGCCGCGAGATACCCTCGCGCTCGCTGTCGGACACCAGATCGACTTCTTCACCGGGAACGCGGGCTCGCTGCGCGACCGCATCGCCGGTGCCCTGTCCGTGTGGGACGAGGAGGACCCGCACTACGGGCCGCTGCTGGGCATGTTCGGGTTCGGGCTGGAGGAGTCGGGGCAGTACGCGCGGGCCGAGCAGGTGGCGCTGTCCGCCGTCGCCCGGAACGCCGGGGACGTGTGGGGCGTCCACGCCGTCGTGCACGCGTTGGAGATGCAAGGGCGGTTCGCCGAAGGGATCGGCTATCTCGACGCCCGCACCGAGGACTGGGGCGCGGGCAACATGATGGCGGTGCACAACTGGTGGCACTACGCCCTCTACGCGCTGGAGGCCGGGGACCCTGCCCGTGCGCTGGAGATCTATGACGCGAGCCTCCATCACGCCGGCTCCGATGGGCTGGCCCTCGAACTGCTGGACGCGGCGGCGCTGTTGTGGCGGTTGCATCTCGATGGGGCGCACGAGGCCATCGGGACGCGGTGGGGTCCGCTGGCCGACGCGTGGGCCGCGCGCGGCGACGGTCCGCACTACGCCTTCAACGACACCCACGCCGTTATGGCCTACCTCGGCGCGGGGCGGCTGCGCGAGGCTGAGGCACTGGTCGCCGAGCGCACCGAGTGGGCGGCCCGGCCCTGGTCGGGTGTCACCAACCACACCATGACCGGGGAGATCGGGTTGCCGGTGTGCCGGGCGCTGATCGCGTTCGCGCAGGGGCGGTACGGGCGTGCCGTTGACCTGCTGTTGCCGCTGCGTCACCGGCTTCAGTCGTTCGGCGGCAGCCACGCCCAGCGGGATGTCGTACAGCGCACCCTGGTTGAGGCGTCGCTGCGCGCCAAGCGGTTCGCGCTGGCCCGCATGCTGCTCAGTGAACGGCTGCACCTGCGACCCAGCAGCCCCTACAACTGGCTCGGTCAGGCCCGGCTGGCGGACGAGTTGGGTGAGGCCGCCGTCGCGGAGACGGCGCGTAAGAAGGCGGTGACCCTGGCGGCGCCGGGGCTCAGCGCCCTCGCCCTGCGGTAG